From the genome of Natrinema marinum:
TCGGCGGTCTCGAGAGCTTCAACGTCCTCGGTGACGTCCTCTCGTATCTCCGGATCGCGGCGGTCATCCTGGCGAAGGCAGGCATGGCGTTCGTCGTCAATATGCTCTTCTTCGGGGTGTACGTCGTCGAGACCGATTCGGGCGCGGAGTGGCACTTCGGCACCAGCCACGCGCCACAGCACATGCTCGAGCAGGGCACCTACCACGGTCACGAAGTGACCGAGGTCATGTTCGGCGGCCTGCTTCACGGCGGCATCGTGTTGGCCATCATCGGCGTGTTCATCCTCGTCCTCGGCCACATCGTCGTTCTCCTGCTCGGGGTCACGAGCGCCGGTCTGCAGGGGATCCGTCTCGAGTACGTCGAGTTCTTCAACAAGTTCTACGAGGGCGGCGGTCGAGCGTTCGAGCCCTTCGGCGGCATTCGATCCGACGACGACAACTAACGTCGATCGTCGGCGCCACCTCGTTACCGGTTCGTTTGGTAGCCACCCTCGTATTTTGCCACCCATATCGAAAGGATAATACCTCTGGACGGCGCGTATCAAGGGTTAGGACGCCAGAATCGGCAGTTTAGTTTGGGAAGTTTTAAGAAGACGCTGGGGAGTAGTACCACCTGTCCGGTTGCAAAACCACGAGGAAACTCAATCATGACAATCGAAACTCTACCCCAAGCTGCACTCGCAGTGAACAGTCTCGTTGACACCGCCATCCCGCTCGTGATCCTCGAACAGGGACCGGCTGCGGCGATCGGTATCGGTCTGGCGGCCATCGGTGCGGGTTACGCAGAGCGAGGGATCGGGGCGTCGGTCATCGGCGCGCTCGCCGAGGACTCCATCTCGCCCGGTATCGGGATTCTGATGACGGTCCTGCCCGAGACGCTCGTGATCTTCGCACTGGTCGCGCTCTTCGTCTAAAGCGCCCTATCGAACTTTCTTACAATGAGTCTGGACACAGTCGTTGAGGACATTCGAGAAGAGGCTCACGCGCGTGCGGAGAACATCCGCTCTGAGGGCGAAACGCGCGCCGAAGAGATCGAGTCGGCCGCCCGTGAGGACGCAGATCAGATCGTCGCTGACGCCGAGGCGGAGGCCGACCGCGAGATCGACCAGCTGCGCGAACAGCGACTCTCCAGTGCGAAGCTGGAGGCGAAACAGAAGCGCCTGGAGGCGCGTCGCGACGTCCTCGGCGAGGTCCGCGAGCGAGTCGAGGAGGAACTCGCCGCCCTCGAGGGAGACACCCGCGAGGAGCTCACTCGAGACCTGCTCGAGGCGGCCACCGACGAGTTCGACGAGGGCGACGACGTCAACGTCTACGGTCGGGGCGGCGACGAGGAGCTGATCGCGTCGATCCTCGCCGACTACGACGGCTACGAGTACGCCGGCGAGTACGACTGTCTCGGCGGCGTCGTCGCCGAGAGCGAACAGTCCCGCGTCCGTATCAACAACACGTTCGATACGGTGCTCGAGGACGTATGGGAAGACAACCTCCGGGATATCAGCAACCGACTCTTCGAGCAATGAGTACGGGAGCCTCGAATCCGGAATACGTGAACGCTCGCGTTCGCTCGCGTCAGGCGGCGCTGCTGTCCGACGAGGACTACCGCAAGCTGATCCGGATGGGGCCGAGCGAAATCGCGCGGTTCATGGAGGAAACGGAGTACGAACGCGAGATCAACCAACTCGGCACGCGGTTCTCGGGCGTCGACCTGATCGAGTACGCGCTGAACCGCAACCTCGCGAAGCACTTCGACGATCTGCTGGAGTGGGCGAACGGTCGGCTCTACGACCTCATCGCCCGCTACCTCCGGAAGTTCGACGTCTGGAACGTAAAGACGATCATCCGCGGGATCTACACGGACTCGGATCCCGACTCGATCCGGACGGACCTCATCCTTGCCGGAGAGCTCGACGATCGGACGATCGACCGGCTGGTCGAGGCCGGCTCGATCGAAGACGCTGTCGAGTTGCTCGGCGGAACGATCTTCGCCGACCCGCTCGAGAACGCCTACGAGGAGTTCGAAGCCGGCGGGACGCTCGTCCCGCTCGAGAACGCGCTCGACCGGGCGTTCTACGAGAGCTTACTCGAGGACCTCGGCCGGCCACAGGAGGGGCCGGAGTCCAAGTACGTCGAGTTCCTGCAGACCGAGATCGACTTCCGGAACGCGCGCAACGCGTTGCGACTCGCGCGAAGTGGTGCCGATCTCGACCCCGCGGCCTACTACATCGACGGCGGCGTCCTGTTCGACGAGTCGGAACTGAGCCGACTGATCGGCCAGTACGACGAACTCGTCGACCACATCGCCGACAACAAGCGCTACGGCGACCGCCTCTCGGGGGCGCTCGATCGCCTGCGGGATGCTGACAGCCTTATACAGTTCGAGCACGCACTAGACGCTGCGTTGCTCGAGTACGCGGACACGCTCTCGAGCGTGTATCCGACCTCGATCTCCCCGGTTCTCTCGTATATCCTCGCCAAAGAGCGCGAGGTCGAGAACATCCGTGCGATCGCGCGGGGACGCGAGGTCGGCCTCGACGAGAGCGAGATCGAAGAGGAGTTGGTGATCCTATGAGCCAGGAAATCGCAGTCGTCGGCAGTCCGGAGTTTACGACCGGCTTCCGCCTCGCGGGAGTGCGACGGTTCGAGAACGTGCCGGATGACGACAAAGCGGAGGCGCTCGACGACGCCGTCACGACGGCGATCGAAGACGAGGGCGTCGGGATCGTCGTCATGCACGACGACGACCTCGAGTACCTGTCGCGCAACGTTCGCCAAGAGGTCGAGACGAGCGTCGAACCGGTCGTCGTCACCATCGGCAGCGGCACGGGCGGCGGCGGACTGCGCGACCAGATCAAGCGAGCGATCGGTATCGACCTGATGGACGAAGACAGCGAGTAACACTATGAGCCAGGCAGAAGACATCGAATCCGTCGACGAAGACGGTGTAATCGAAAGCGTGAGCGGTCCCGTCGTGACCGCCACGGACCTCGACGCCCGGATGAACGACGTCGTCTACGTCGGCGACGAAGGACTGATGGGTGAGGTCATCGAGATCGAAGGGAACCTGACCACGATTCAGGTGTACGAGGAGACCTCCGGCGTCGGCCCGGGCGAACCCGTCCAGAACACGGGCGAGCCCCTGAGCGTCGACCTCGGACCCGGTATGCTAGACTCCATCTACGACGGCGTCCAGCGACCGTTGGACGTCCTAGAGGAGAAGATGGGGACGGCGTTCCTCGACCGCGGGGTCGACGCGCCGGGCATCGACCTCGAGAAACAGTGGGAGTTCTCCCCCGAGGTCGAAGAGGGCGACGAGGTCGCACCCGGCGACATCGTCGGGGTCGTCGAAGAGACGATCACCATCGACCACAAGGTCATGGTGCCGCCGGACTACGAGGGCGGCGAAGTCACGTCGGTCGAGAGCGGCGAGTTCACGGTCGAGGAGACCGTCGTCGAACTCGACAACGGCGAAGAGATCCAGATGCACCAGGAGTGGCCGGTCCGCGAGGCCCGCCCCGCCGGTGATAAGGAGACGCCGACCGAGCCGCTGGTGACGGGCCAGCGCGTTCAGGACGGCCTCTTCCCGCTCGCGAAGGGCGGGACGGCGGCGATTCCCGGTCCCTTCGGCTCCGGGAAGACCGTCACCCAGCAGCAACTCGCCAAGTGGTCCGACGCGGACATCGTCGTCTACATCGGCTGTGGCGAGCGCGGCAACGAGATGACCGAGGTCATCGAGGATTTCCCGGAACTGCCCGACCCGCAGACCGGGAACCCGCTGATGGCCCGAACCTGCCTCATCGCCAACACGTCGAACATGCCCGTCGCAGCCCGCGAATCCTGCATTTACACCGGGATCACGATCGCGGAGTACTACCGCGACATGGGGTACGACGTCGCGCTGATGGCCGACTCCACCTCGCGGTGGGCGGAGGCCATGCGTGAGATCTCGAGCCGACTCGAGGAGATGCCCGGCGAGGAGGGGTATCCCGCGTACCTGGCCGCCGCGCTTTCCGAGTTCTACGAGCGCGCCGGCAAGTTCCAACTGATCAACGGCGGCGAGGGATCGATTTCGGTCGTCGGCGCAGTGTCGCCGCCGGGCGGCGACTTCTCCGAGCCGGTCACCCAGAACACGCTGCGTATCGTCAAGACGTTCTGGGCGCTGGACGCCGACCTCGCCGAGCGTCGGCACTTCCCGTCGATCAACTGGAACGAGTCCTACTCGCTGTACAAGGACCAGCTCGACCCGTGGTGGGAGTCGAACGTCGCCGGCGACTGGGCGGAGACCCGCCAGTGGGCCGTCGACGTGCTCGACGAGGAGGACGAACTGCAGGAGATCGTCCAGCTCGTCGGGAAAGACGCGCTGCCGGAAGACCAGCAGCTCACGCTCGAGGTCGCGCGCTACCTGCGTGAGGCCTGGCTTCAGCAGAACGCGCTCCACGACGTCGACACCTACTGCGAACCCGAGAAGACCTACCGGATGCTCGAGGCCATCAAAACGTTCAACGACGAGGCCTTCGAGGCACTCGACGCCGGCGTGCCGCCGGAGGAGATTACGGACGTCGACGCTGCCCCACGGCTCAACCGGATGGGCACCGCCGAGGAGTGGGACGAGTTCATCGACGAGATCGAGAGCGACCTCGAAACGCAACTGCGCGCACTGTACTAACAATGAAAGAGTACCAGACTATCACGGAAATCAGCGGTCCGCTGGTGTTCGCCGAGGTCGACGAACCAGTCGGCTACGACGAGATCGTCGAGATCGAGACGCCCCAGGGCGACACCCTCCGCGGACAGGTGCTGGAATCGAGCGAAGGCATCGTCTCGATCCAGGTGTTCGAAGGGACGGGCGGCATCGACCGCAACGCCTCCGTTCGATTCCTGGGCGAGACGATGAAGATGCCCGTCACCGAGGACCTGCTCGGGCGGGTTCTGGACGGCTCCGGGAACCCGATCGACGGCGGCCCGGAGATCGTCCCCGACGAGCGCCGCGACATCGTCGGCGAAGCGATCAACCCCTACTCTCGAGAGTACCCCGAGGAGTTCATTCAGACCGGCGTGTCGGCCATCGACGGCATGAACACGCTGGTTCGAGGCCAGAAGCTGCCGATCTTCTCCGGGTCGGGGCTTCCCCACAACGAACTCGCGCTCCAGATCGCCCGACAGGCGACGGTGCCGGAAGAAGAGGAAGGCGAGGGCGAAGGCTCCGAATTCGCAGTCATCTTCGGCGCGATGGGAATCACCGCCGAAGAGGCAAACGAGTTCATGGACGACTTCGAGCGCACCGGCGCGCTCGAGCGCTCGGTCGTCTTCATGAACCTCGCGGACGACCCCGCAGTCGAGCGGCAGGTCACGCCGCGACTCGCCCTGACGACGGCCGAGTATCTGGCCTTCGAGCAGGACTACCACGTGCTGGTCATCCTGACGGACATGACCAACTACTGTGAGGCGCTGCGCGAGATCGGTGCCGCACGCGAGGAGGTTCCGGGCCGCCGTGGCTACCCTGGCTACATGTACACCGACCTGGCCCAGCTCTACGAGCGCGCCGGTCGAATCGAGGGCAAGGAAGGCTCGGTCACGCAGATCCCGATCCTGACGATGCCCGGCGACGACGACACCCACCCGATTCCGGACCTGACCGGCTACATCACCGAGGGCCAGATCATGATGGATCGGGACCTCAACAGTCAGGGGATCGAGCCGCCGGTCAACGTCCTGCCCAGCCTCTCCCGGCTGATGGACGACGGGATCGGCGAGGGCCTGACCCGCGAGGACCACGGCGACGTCTCCGACCAGATGTACGCCGCGTACGCAGAGGGTGAGGACCTGCGCGACCTCGTGAACATCGTCGGCCGCGAAGCGCTCTCCGAACGGGACAACAAGTTCCTCGACTTCGCCGACCGCTTCGAGGAAGAGTTCGTCCAGCAGGGGTACGACACCAACCGCTCGATCGACGAGACCCTCGAGATCGGCTGGGACCTGCTCTCGAACCTGCCGAAAACGGAGCTCAACCGTATCGACGAAGAGCTCATCGAGGAGCACTACCGCGAAGACGAGACGGCCGAAGCCGTGCAGGCCGACTAATCGCCGCGGATCGCTCGCATCAGTTTTTGCTGTTTCGATCGTCCGGTTGTGACATAGCGATGGCTTAAGCGCCCGCCAACGCGCAACGGTGAACAGAGAAATGAATGAGAAAAAGGATGCGAAAACGGTTTCGCTCCCACAAAGAGAGAGAAAATAACGGTTGTCGTGGTTGCTATCGGT
Proteins encoded in this window:
- a CDS encoding ATP synthase subunit A, whose translation is MSQAEDIESVDEDGVIESVSGPVVTATDLDARMNDVVYVGDEGLMGEVIEIEGNLTTIQVYEETSGVGPGEPVQNTGEPLSVDLGPGMLDSIYDGVQRPLDVLEEKMGTAFLDRGVDAPGIDLEKQWEFSPEVEEGDEVAPGDIVGVVEETITIDHKVMVPPDYEGGEVTSVESGEFTVEETVVELDNGEEIQMHQEWPVREARPAGDKETPTEPLVTGQRVQDGLFPLAKGGTAAIPGPFGSGKTVTQQQLAKWSDADIVVYIGCGERGNEMTEVIEDFPELPDPQTGNPLMARTCLIANTSNMPVAARESCIYTGITIAEYYRDMGYDVALMADSTSRWAEAMREISSRLEEMPGEEGYPAYLAAALSEFYERAGKFQLINGGEGSISVVGAVSPPGGDFSEPVTQNTLRIVKTFWALDADLAERRHFPSINWNESYSLYKDQLDPWWESNVAGDWAETRQWAVDVLDEEDELQEIVQLVGKDALPEDQQLTLEVARYLREAWLQQNALHDVDTYCEPEKTYRMLEAIKTFNDEAFEALDAGVPPEEITDVDAAPRLNRMGTAEEWDEFIDEIESDLETQLRALY
- a CDS encoding V-type ATP synthase subunit F, yielding MSQEIAVVGSPEFTTGFRLAGVRRFENVPDDDKAEALDDAVTTAIEDEGVGIVVMHDDDLEYLSRNVRQEVETSVEPVVVTIGSGTGGGGLRDQIKRAIGIDLMDEDSE
- a CDS encoding V-type ATP synthase subunit E gives rise to the protein MSLDTVVEDIREEAHARAENIRSEGETRAEEIESAAREDADQIVADAEAEADREIDQLREQRLSSAKLEAKQKRLEARRDVLGEVRERVEEELAALEGDTREELTRDLLEAATDEFDEGDDVNVYGRGGDEELIASILADYDGYEYAGEYDCLGGVVAESEQSRVRINNTFDTVLEDVWEDNLRDISNRLFEQ
- a CDS encoding V-type ATP synthase subunit C translates to MSTGASNPEYVNARVRSRQAALLSDEDYRKLIRMGPSEIARFMEETEYEREINQLGTRFSGVDLIEYALNRNLAKHFDDLLEWANGRLYDLIARYLRKFDVWNVKTIIRGIYTDSDPDSIRTDLILAGELDDRTIDRLVEAGSIEDAVELLGGTIFADPLENAYEEFEAGGTLVPLENALDRAFYESLLEDLGRPQEGPESKYVEFLQTEIDFRNARNALRLARSGADLDPAAYYIDGGVLFDESELSRLIGQYDELVDHIADNKRYGDRLSGALDRLRDADSLIQFEHALDAALLEYADTLSSVYPTSISPVLSYILAKEREVENIRAIARGREVGLDESEIEEELVIL
- a CDS encoding ATP synthase subunit B, whose product is MKEYQTITEISGPLVFAEVDEPVGYDEIVEIETPQGDTLRGQVLESSEGIVSIQVFEGTGGIDRNASVRFLGETMKMPVTEDLLGRVLDGSGNPIDGGPEIVPDERRDIVGEAINPYSREYPEEFIQTGVSAIDGMNTLVRGQKLPIFSGSGLPHNELALQIARQATVPEEEEGEGEGSEFAVIFGAMGITAEEANEFMDDFERTGALERSVVFMNLADDPAVERQVTPRLALTTAEYLAFEQDYHVLVILTDMTNYCEALREIGAAREEVPGRRGYPGYMYTDLAQLYERAGRIEGKEGSVTQIPILTMPGDDDTHPIPDLTGYITEGQIMMDRDLNSQGIEPPVNVLPSLSRLMDDGIGEGLTREDHGDVSDQMYAAYAEGEDLRDLVNIVGREALSERDNKFLDFADRFEEEFVQQGYDTNRSIDETLEIGWDLLSNLPKTELNRIDEELIEEHYREDETAEAVQAD